The Streptomyces sp. NBC_01142 genome has a window encoding:
- the hypE gene encoding hydrogenase expression/formation protein HypE, giving the protein MSETTELRAPDLTAWTCPAPLRDQPRVVMGHGGGGAMSAELVQHVFAPAFGGEVLSQLGDSAAVSLGGVRLAFSTDSFVVRPLFFPGGSIGDLAVNGTVNDLAMSGARAAYLSCGFILEEGVEIAVVARVAELMGAAARAAGVEVATGDTKVVEAGHGDGIFVNTAGIGLIPAGVDMRPQRVVPGDVVIVSGAIGVHGVAIMSVREGLEFGVEIESDCAALGGLVEAMLAVTPDLHVLRDPTRGGLAAALNEIAAASGTGVVIQERSVPVPPPVANACAILGLDPMYVANEGKLVAFVPREHAEAVLGAMRAHPLGADATVIGEAVEAHPGMVVARTGLGGTRVVDLPIGEQLPRIC; this is encoded by the coding sequence TTGTCTGAGACCACCGAGCTCCGTGCACCGGACCTCACGGCGTGGACCTGCCCGGCCCCCTTGCGTGACCAGCCCCGGGTGGTGATGGGCCACGGCGGTGGCGGGGCCATGTCCGCCGAACTGGTCCAGCACGTCTTCGCGCCCGCCTTCGGCGGAGAGGTGCTGTCGCAACTGGGCGATTCCGCGGCGGTTTCGCTCGGGGGTGTCCGGCTGGCCTTCTCCACCGACTCCTTCGTGGTGCGGCCGCTCTTCTTCCCCGGCGGCAGCATCGGCGACCTCGCGGTCAACGGCACCGTCAACGACCTGGCCATGAGCGGCGCCCGGGCCGCCTATCTGTCCTGCGGGTTCATTCTGGAGGAGGGCGTCGAGATCGCGGTTGTGGCACGCGTGGCCGAGCTGATGGGCGCGGCCGCACGCGCCGCGGGCGTCGAAGTGGCCACCGGCGACACCAAGGTCGTCGAAGCAGGCCACGGAGACGGGATCTTCGTCAACACCGCGGGGATCGGCCTCATCCCGGCAGGCGTCGACATGCGTCCCCAGCGCGTCGTCCCCGGCGACGTCGTCATCGTCAGCGGTGCGATCGGCGTGCACGGCGTGGCGATCATGAGTGTCCGCGAGGGCCTGGAGTTCGGCGTGGAGATCGAGAGCGACTGCGCGGCCCTGGGCGGGCTGGTGGAGGCCATGCTCGCGGTGACCCCGGACCTGCACGTACTGCGCGATCCCACCCGCGGTGGGCTGGCCGCCGCACTCAACGAGATCGCGGCGGCCTCCGGCACCGGGGTCGTCATCCAGGAGCGCAGCGTCCCTGTCCCGCCGCCGGTGGCCAATGCCTGCGCCATCCTGGGCCTCGACCCGATGTACGTGGCCAATGAGGGCAAGCTGGTCGCGTTCGTCCCCCGTGAGCACGCCGAGGCGGTTCTGGGCGCGATGCGGGCGCATCCCCTGGGCGCGGACGCGACGGTGATCGGCGAGGCGGTGGAGGCACACCCCGGCATGGTGGTGGCCCGGACCGGACTGGGTGGCACACGGGTGGTCGACCTGCCGATCGGGGAGCAGCTGCCCCGAATCTGCTGA
- a CDS encoding DUF5947 family protein — translation MSAPQAWPQRPGPAPELRGLRRFTAPRPPQQERCELCGVPVSDGSHRHLVDTEKRSLACACTPCALLFAEPGAAGGRFRTVPDRYLADPGHHLEDSAWELLQIPVSVAFFFRNSAQDRLVALYPSPAGATESELEPSTWQSVLGGSRLAGLLEPDVEALLLRRSDGRAECYLVPIDICYELVGRMRLLWQGFDGGAEARTDLQAFFEHVGRRAQAPGEAGRP, via the coding sequence GGGGCCCGCCCCGGAACTCCGGGGTCTGCGCCGGTTCACGGCACCCCGCCCGCCGCAACAGGAACGGTGCGAACTGTGCGGGGTGCCGGTGTCCGACGGCAGCCACCGGCATCTCGTGGACACCGAAAAGCGTTCGCTGGCGTGCGCCTGCACCCCGTGTGCCCTGCTGTTCGCGGAGCCGGGCGCCGCCGGCGGCCGCTTCCGGACGGTTCCGGACCGCTACCTGGCCGACCCCGGCCACCATCTCGAAGACAGCGCCTGGGAACTCCTGCAGATCCCGGTCAGCGTCGCCTTCTTCTTCCGCAACTCCGCGCAGGACCGGCTGGTCGCGCTCTACCCCAGCCCGGCCGGCGCGACCGAGAGCGAACTCGAGCCGTCCACCTGGCAGTCCGTACTCGGCGGCAGCCGCCTGGCAGGCCTGCTCGAACCCGACGTGGAGGCACTGCTGCTGCGCCGCTCGGACGGCCGGGCCGAGTGCTATCTGGTGCCCATCGACATCTGTTACGAGCTGGTGGGCCGAATGCGCCTGCTGTGGCAGGGATTTGACGGCGGGGCAGAGGCGCGGACCGATCTGCAGGCGTTCTTCGAGCACGTCGGGCGACGCGCCCAAGCACCCGGGGAGGCGGGCCGGCCGTGA
- a CDS encoding DUF6084 family protein: MTEFSFTCTGVRADRYAAGPTLVFRLRITASQDVRVHALALRCQIRIEPARRSYDAPEAERLADLFGERSRWGSTLQPVQFAQVSLMVPSFTGETETDLVVPCTYDMDVAASRYFGALSDGDVPLLMLFSGTAFTGAGGFRVEPVPWDREASYRMPVEVWQEMVEQHFPGCGWIRLPRDTMDSLLAFRSQRALPSWEATVRALLDAAAPPDPQPPARALAGALRPRVTERTAP; encoded by the coding sequence GTGACAGAGTTCTCCTTCACCTGCACCGGTGTACGCGCCGACCGGTACGCCGCCGGACCCACCCTGGTCTTCCGGCTGCGCATCACCGCGTCCCAAGACGTTCGGGTGCACGCCCTCGCCCTGCGCTGCCAGATCCGTATCGAACCGGCCCGGCGCAGCTACGACGCCCCGGAGGCCGAACGGCTGGCGGATCTGTTCGGTGAGCGCTCACGCTGGGGCAGCACGCTCCAGCCGGTGCAGTTCGCACAGGTCTCGCTCATGGTCCCCAGCTTCACCGGAGAGACGGAGACCGATCTCGTGGTGCCCTGCACCTACGACATGGACGTCGCCGCGAGCCGGTACTTCGGCGCACTCTCGGACGGAGACGTGCCGCTGCTCATGCTCTTCTCCGGTACGGCGTTCACCGGAGCCGGCGGATTCCGTGTCGAGCCGGTGCCCTGGGACCGGGAGGCCTCCTACCGGATGCCGGTGGAGGTGTGGCAGGAGATGGTCGAGCAGCACTTTCCGGGCTGCGGCTGGATCCGGCTGCCCCGCGACACCATGGACTCGCTGCTCGCCTTCCGCTCACAAAGGGCGCTGCCGTCCTGGGAGGCGACCGTCCGCGCCCTCCTGGACGCGGCGGCCCCGCCGGACCCCCAGCCGCCGGCCCGCGCTCTGGCCGGTGCCCTGCGGCCGCGTGTCACCGAGAGGACGGCGCCGTGA
- a CDS encoding hydrogenase maturation nickel metallochaperone HypA: MHEMSIALAVVGQVEEAAAHAGGVTAVTSVRLQVGELAGVVPDALSFCFELACAGTVLEGAELVAEPVPGRARCEPCADEWAVGMPPQLCCPLCGEATAELLSGRELQIVSVRWEDGPAHTREPISEEC; this comes from the coding sequence ATGCACGAGATGTCCATCGCGCTGGCTGTCGTCGGCCAGGTGGAGGAGGCGGCCGCACACGCCGGCGGCGTCACCGCGGTCACGTCCGTACGACTCCAGGTGGGCGAGCTGGCCGGAGTCGTCCCCGACGCACTGTCCTTCTGCTTCGAACTGGCCTGCGCCGGGACCGTGCTGGAAGGCGCCGAACTGGTCGCGGAACCTGTGCCGGGCCGTGCCCGCTGCGAGCCGTGCGCGGACGAATGGGCGGTCGGCATGCCCCCCCAACTGTGCTGCCCCCTGTGCGGGGAGGCGACTGCAGAGCTGCTCTCGGGCCGTGAGCTGCAGATCGTCAGCGTGCGCTGGGAAGACGGCCCGGCGCACACCCGCGAACCGATCTCCGAGGAGTGCTGA
- a CDS encoding HypC/HybG/HupF family hydrogenase formation chaperone — MCLAVPGRVLDIEERDGTRMATVDFGGVVKEVCLEYLPDLQVGEYAIVHVGFALQRLDEESAKQTLELFATLGMLQEEFGDPWELAAEASGSPSPGGIEASQEVQQ, encoded by the coding sequence ATGTGCCTGGCGGTACCCGGCAGAGTTCTGGACATCGAGGAACGGGACGGCACCCGGATGGCCACCGTCGACTTCGGCGGCGTGGTCAAAGAAGTGTGCCTGGAATACCTGCCGGACCTCCAGGTCGGCGAGTACGCCATCGTCCACGTGGGATTCGCCCTGCAGCGACTGGACGAGGAGTCGGCCAAGCAGACGCTCGAGCTGTTCGCGACCCTCGGGATGCTCCAGGAGGAGTTCGGCGACCCGTGGGAACTGGCCGCGGAAGCGAGCGGATCCCCGTCGCCCGGCGGCATCGAAGCATCGCAGGAGGTCCAGCAGTGA
- the hypB gene encoding hydrogenase nickel incorporation protein HypB — translation MCRVVDLQQAVLAKNDETAQTLRAELAARGTTVVNLLSSPGSGKTALLERELLLARERGVPVAALTADLATENDAVRLARSGVPVKQVLTDGLCHLEAGMLGRHLAGWLPEGTRLLFVENVGNLVCPASYDLGEALRVVLASVTEGEDKPLKYPTAFGLAHLVVVTKTDIAGAVEFDEAAFRANVAQVNPGVEVLLTSARAGQGAGALLERAMAVADGGAVHAPVMARQQHDHHHHGHHHHEDGHHEDGHDEDGHHRDRHDRDGHDGDGTHTHVHPHPDESRSRTFTATAPGAVAQTRS, via the coding sequence ATGTGCCGTGTGGTCGACCTGCAGCAGGCGGTACTCGCCAAGAACGATGAGACCGCGCAAACGCTGCGCGCCGAACTGGCAGCCCGCGGTACCACGGTGGTCAACCTCCTCTCCAGCCCCGGCAGCGGGAAGACAGCCCTGCTGGAACGCGAACTGCTCCTGGCACGTGAGAGGGGGGTGCCGGTCGCCGCCCTGACCGCCGACCTTGCCACCGAGAACGACGCCGTGCGACTGGCCCGCTCCGGGGTGCCGGTCAAGCAGGTGCTCACCGACGGGCTGTGCCACCTCGAGGCCGGGATGCTGGGCCGGCACCTGGCGGGGTGGCTGCCCGAAGGCACCCGACTGCTGTTCGTGGAGAACGTCGGCAACCTGGTCTGCCCGGCCTCCTACGACCTCGGCGAGGCCCTGAGGGTCGTGCTCGCGTCGGTGACCGAGGGGGAGGACAAGCCGCTGAAGTACCCCACTGCCTTCGGTCTGGCACATCTGGTGGTGGTCACCAAGACCGACATCGCGGGTGCCGTCGAGTTCGACGAAGCGGCGTTCCGGGCGAATGTCGCGCAGGTCAACCCCGGGGTGGAGGTGCTCCTGACCTCCGCGCGCGCAGGTCAGGGAGCGGGTGCGCTGCTCGAGCGGGCGATGGCGGTGGCGGACGGCGGCGCGGTCCACGCGCCGGTCATGGCCCGGCAGCAGCACGATCACCACCACCACGGTCACCACCACCACGAGGACGGTCACCACGAGGACGGTCACGACGAGGACGGTCACCACCGGGACCGTCACGACAGGGACGGTCACGACGGGGACGGTACGCACACTCACGTACATCCCCACCCGGACGAGTCCCGGTCCCGGACCTTCACGGCCACCGCCCCCGGCGCTGTGGCCCAGACTCGCTCGTGA
- a CDS encoding hydrogenase maturation protease, which yields MSLPPHESARTLVAGVGNIFLGDDGFGVETVRRLAEERLPEHVEVVDIGVRGVHLAYQLLDGYDTLVLVDATARGGEPGTLYLIDAGTPGGIEPQDAVLDGHRMSPDAVLALLDTLCAGTGGIPPRRRLVVGCEPACVEEGIGISPPVAAAVPEAVRLVLGIVRDGEQEAPAQRAAAGPAAK from the coding sequence ATGAGCCTTCCCCCGCACGAGAGCGCGCGGACTCTGGTCGCCGGCGTGGGCAACATCTTTCTCGGCGACGACGGCTTCGGCGTCGAGACGGTGCGCCGGCTGGCCGAGGAACGGCTGCCCGAGCACGTCGAGGTCGTGGACATCGGCGTACGGGGCGTACACCTGGCGTACCAGCTACTGGACGGATACGACACGCTCGTCCTGGTCGACGCCACCGCACGCGGCGGCGAGCCCGGAACGCTGTATCTGATCGACGCCGGCACGCCCGGCGGAATCGAACCGCAGGACGCAGTGCTCGACGGCCACCGTATGTCCCCCGACGCGGTCCTGGCACTGCTGGACACCCTGTGCGCCGGCACCGGCGGGATCCCGCCCCGGCGCAGGCTGGTGGTGGGATGCGAACCCGCCTGTGTCGAGGAGGGAATCGGTATCAGCCCGCCGGTGGCCGCCGCAGTACCGGAAGCCGTACGACTGGTCCTGGGCATTGTGCGGGACGGCGAGCAGGAAGCGCCCGCGCAGCGGGCTGCGGCCGGACCGGCCGCGAAGTGA
- the hypD gene encoding hydrogenase formation protein HypD codes for MKYIDEFQDPGLARRLLDDIHSTVTRPWALMEVCGGQTHTIIRHGIDQLLPDQVELIHGPGCPVCVTPLEVIDKALEIASRPGVIFCSFGDMLRVPGTGRDLFQVRSEGGDVRVVYSPLDALRVAQQNPEREVVFFGIGFETTAPPNAMTVYQARKLGIPNFSLLVSHVRVPPAIEAIMQSPNCRVQAFLAAGHVCSVMGIGEYPELAERFRVPIVVTGFEPLDILEGVRRTVLQLERGEHTVDNAYPRAVRPEGNRAAQAMLEDVFEVTDRAWRGIGVIPASGWRLSSRYRDYDAEHRFSVTGIDTREPAECRSGEVLQGLLKPHECEAFGTTCTPRNPLGATMVSSEGACAAYYLYRRLDITTASLEASPVV; via the coding sequence GTGAAGTACATCGACGAATTCCAGGACCCCGGCCTGGCCCGACGTCTGCTCGATGACATCCACTCCACCGTGACCAGACCATGGGCGTTGATGGAAGTCTGCGGGGGACAGACGCACACCATCATCCGGCACGGCATCGACCAACTTCTGCCGGACCAGGTGGAACTGATCCACGGGCCCGGTTGCCCGGTGTGTGTCACCCCGCTGGAGGTCATCGACAAGGCACTGGAGATCGCCTCCCGGCCCGGGGTGATCTTCTGTTCGTTCGGCGACATGCTCCGCGTCCCCGGTACCGGCCGAGACCTGTTCCAGGTCCGCAGCGAGGGCGGCGACGTGCGGGTGGTCTACTCCCCGCTCGACGCCCTGCGGGTTGCCCAGCAGAACCCGGAACGTGAGGTGGTGTTCTTCGGTATCGGCTTCGAAACCACGGCGCCCCCGAACGCGATGACGGTGTACCAGGCGCGCAAGCTCGGCATCCCGAACTTCAGCCTGCTGGTGTCGCACGTGCGCGTCCCCCCGGCGATCGAGGCGATCATGCAGTCCCCGAACTGCCGGGTGCAGGCCTTCCTCGCAGCCGGACATGTGTGCAGCGTGATGGGCATCGGGGAGTATCCGGAACTGGCCGAACGATTCCGCGTCCCGATCGTCGTGACCGGATTCGAGCCACTGGACATCCTTGAAGGCGTACGCCGGACGGTCCTCCAGCTCGAACGCGGCGAGCACACGGTCGACAACGCCTACCCTCGCGCCGTCAGACCCGAGGGAAACCGCGCCGCCCAGGCCATGCTGGAGGACGTGTTCGAGGTCACCGACCGCGCCTGGCGGGGCATCGGTGTCATTCCCGCCAGCGGCTGGCGGCTGTCCTCGCGTTACCGGGACTACGACGCCGAGCACCGTTTCTCGGTGACCGGCATCGACACCCGGGAACCGGCCGAGTGCCGCAGCGGTGAGGTTCTGCAGGGCCTGCTCAAGCCCCATGAGTGCGAGGCGTTCGGCACCACCTGCACCCCTCGCAATCCGCTCGGAGCCACGATGGTCTCCAGCGAGGGTGCGTGCGCCGCCTACTACCTCTACCGACGGCTGGACATCACGACCGCATCTCTGGAGGCGAGCCCCGTTGTCTGA
- the hypF gene encoding carbamoyltransferase HypF, whose amino-acid sequence MITPQSDISVADANQRRRVTVRGVVQGVGFRPFLYTLATGLDLAGHVTNTGDGVVAEVEGAPTAVARFCERIATEAPPLAWVESVDQQEVPAAGSAGFAIVASRSEGPARTLVSPDMATCADCLTELADPADRRHRHPFITCTHCGPRFTIVTGLPYDRAHTTMAGFPLCPDCAREYADPADRRFHAQPVACPACGPRLRLLHASPGGPPLPGSAADPVAEARRLLSGGAILAVKGLGGYHLACDASNSRAVALLRRRKARGDKPFALMVRDVADIEPLVHLSAGEHALLTGGVRPIVLLRRRVGALLRPGAPRLSDVVAPGSPDLGVMLPYTPLHHLLLGLPGDSPGPRLLVMTSGNTAGEPIVTDDAEALDRLAHLADAWLTHDRSIHVPCDDSVVRICDGELLTVRRARGYAPLPVALPVPVRPALAAGGDLKNTFCLAEGRRAWLSAHIGDMDDLATLRAFGRAERQLESITGVAPEVLAADRHPGYRSAQWAERHAGRRRVVRVQHHHAHVAAAMAEHGLDGSRPVIGVAFDGTGYGDDGAVWGGEILLADYDGFTRFGHLAYVPLPGGDAAVRRPYRMALAHLRAAGIARTEDLPCAAACPPDERRLLERQLERNLNCVPTSSMGRLFDAVSSLAGVCHLAGYEAQAAIELEAAALTAAGEDGSGYAFALRPGVAAGQAAMTADPAPVLAAVVDDLRAGAAPALIAARFHTAVAGLVHRTCVMAREQHGLDTVALTGGVFANTLLSTACAGALRKDGFTVLRHHKIPPNDGGLALGQLVIAARTAAGHGRAATD is encoded by the coding sequence GTGATCACACCGCAGTCGGACATCTCCGTCGCCGATGCGAATCAGCGCCGTCGGGTCACCGTCCGGGGTGTCGTACAAGGCGTCGGGTTCCGGCCGTTCCTGTACACCCTCGCCACGGGACTGGACCTGGCCGGGCATGTGACCAACACCGGAGACGGCGTCGTCGCGGAGGTCGAGGGAGCACCCACGGCCGTAGCCCGGTTCTGCGAACGGATCGCCACCGAGGCGCCCCCGCTGGCGTGGGTGGAGTCCGTCGACCAGCAGGAGGTCCCCGCCGCGGGCAGTGCCGGATTCGCCATCGTCGCCTCCCGCTCGGAGGGACCCGCGCGCACGCTGGTCTCCCCGGACATGGCCACCTGCGCCGACTGTCTGACCGAACTGGCCGACCCGGCCGACCGGCGTCACCGCCACCCCTTCATCACCTGCACACACTGCGGCCCGCGCTTCACCATCGTCACCGGCCTGCCGTACGACCGGGCCCACACGACCATGGCCGGCTTCCCGCTGTGTCCCGACTGCGCCCGCGAGTACGCCGATCCGGCCGACCGCCGCTTTCATGCGCAGCCGGTCGCCTGCCCCGCCTGCGGGCCCCGCCTGCGTCTGCTGCACGCGTCCCCCGGCGGGCCGCCCCTACCGGGATCAGCGGCGGACCCGGTCGCCGAAGCCCGCAGGCTGCTGTCCGGTGGCGCGATCCTCGCCGTCAAGGGCCTCGGCGGCTACCACCTCGCCTGCGACGCCTCCAACTCCCGGGCCGTGGCCCTGCTGCGTCGCCGCAAGGCCCGCGGCGACAAGCCCTTCGCCCTGATGGTCCGGGACGTCGCCGACATCGAGCCCCTCGTGCACCTGAGCGCCGGGGAGCACGCACTGCTGACCGGCGGCGTCCGGCCCATCGTTCTCCTGCGTCGCCGCGTCGGCGCCCTGCTGCGGCCCGGGGCTCCACGGTTGTCGGACGTCGTCGCGCCGGGGAGTCCCGACCTCGGCGTCATGCTCCCGTACACCCCCTTGCACCACTTGCTGCTCGGCCTGCCGGGCGACTCGCCGGGGCCGCGCCTGCTCGTCATGACCAGCGGGAATACGGCCGGCGAGCCGATCGTCACCGACGACGCCGAGGCATTGGACCGGCTGGCGCACCTGGCCGACGCCTGGCTCACCCACGACCGCTCGATTCATGTGCCGTGCGACGACTCCGTGGTGCGTATCTGCGACGGCGAGCTGCTCACGGTGCGCCGCGCACGCGGTTACGCGCCCCTGCCGGTTGCCCTGCCCGTTCCCGTACGGCCGGCCCTCGCCGCCGGGGGCGACCTGAAGAACACGTTCTGTCTCGCCGAAGGGCGCAGAGCCTGGCTGTCCGCGCACATCGGGGACATGGACGACCTCGCCACGCTGCGGGCGTTCGGGCGCGCAGAACGGCAGTTGGAGTCGATCACGGGGGTGGCTCCCGAGGTCCTGGCGGCCGACCGGCATCCCGGCTACCGCTCCGCGCAGTGGGCCGAGCGTCATGCGGGTCGCCGTCGGGTCGTGCGTGTCCAGCATCATCACGCACATGTCGCGGCCGCGATGGCCGAGCACGGCCTGGACGGCAGCCGGCCGGTGATCGGCGTCGCGTTCGACGGGACCGGCTACGGCGACGACGGGGCGGTGTGGGGCGGGGAGATCCTGCTGGCGGACTACGACGGGTTCACCCGGTTCGGGCATCTCGCGTACGTCCCACTGCCGGGCGGCGACGCTGCCGTGCGCCGGCCGTACCGCATGGCACTCGCGCATCTGCGCGCGGCAGGCATTGCCCGGACCGAGGACCTTCCCTGTGCGGCCGCCTGCCCTCCTGATGAACGCCGCCTGCTGGAGCGCCAGTTGGAGAGGAACCTCAACTGCGTCCCCACCTCGAGCATGGGTCGGCTGTTCGACGCAGTCTCCTCCCTCGCAGGGGTGTGCCACCTGGCCGGATACGAAGCGCAGGCCGCCATTGAACTGGAGGCCGCCGCGCTGACGGCAGCCGGAGAGGACGGCTCCGGCTACGCGTTCGCACTGCGCCCGGGGGTGGCGGCCGGTCAGGCCGCAATGACCGCCGACCCCGCCCCCGTACTGGCAGCGGTCGTCGACGACCTGCGCGCGGGTGCTGCGCCGGCCCTCATCGCGGCACGCTTCCACACAGCGGTCGCCGGTCTCGTGCACAGGACCTGCGTCATGGCCCGCGAGCAGCACGGACTGGACACCGTCGCCCTGACCGGCGGGGTGTTCGCCAACACCCTGCTCTCCACGGCCTGCGCGGGGGCGCTGCGGAAGGACGGGTTCACCGTCCTGCGCCACCACAAGATCCCCCCGAACGACGGAGGACTGGCACTCGGTCAGCTCGTGATCGCCGCCCGCACCGCGGCCGGGCACGGGCGCGCGGCCACCGACTGA
- a CDS encoding ribonuclease H — MSERIIAACDGASKGNPGPAAWAWVVADAQGRPERWEAGPLGKATNNVAELTALEKLLESTDPAVPIEVRMDSQYAMNAVTKWIAGWKRNGWRTAAGQPVANRDLVTRIDSLLTGRTVDFLYVPAHQVGGDHLNAIADQAAGEAAVTQKAAGTSRGAQEMPIPAPVEATTGPRSRATKKTSAKSHPARPTGTIRAKFAGRCHCGQPYAAKDLIAKSQRGWGHPDCRRPEAETAG; from the coding sequence ATGTCTGAGCGCATCATCGCCGCCTGCGACGGGGCATCCAAGGGAAATCCGGGGCCTGCCGCCTGGGCCTGGGTCGTCGCCGACGCCCAGGGCCGGCCCGAGCGCTGGGAGGCCGGACCACTGGGCAAGGCCACCAACAACGTCGCCGAACTGACCGCCCTGGAGAAGCTGCTGGAGTCCACCGACCCGGCCGTACCGATCGAGGTGCGGATGGACTCGCAGTACGCGATGAACGCGGTGACGAAGTGGATTGCCGGCTGGAAGCGCAACGGCTGGAGGACCGCTGCGGGGCAGCCGGTCGCCAACCGCGACCTCGTCACGCGTATCGATTCGTTGCTGACCGGCCGCACCGTGGACTTCCTGTACGTACCGGCTCACCAGGTCGGCGGCGACCACCTGAACGCGATCGCCGACCAGGCGGCCGGCGAGGCCGCGGTGACACAGAAAGCCGCCGGCACCTCACGAGGCGCGCAGGAGATGCCCATCCCTGCTCCCGTTGAAGCCACGACGGGCCCACGGTCCAGGGCGACGAAAAAGACCTCCGCGAAATCCCACCCGGCGCGCCCTACGGGGACCATCCGCGCAAAGTTCGCCGGGCGGTGCCACTGCGGTCAGCCGTACGCCGCCAAGGACCTGATCGCGAAGAGCCAGCGGGGCTGGGGACACCCTGACTGCCGCCGCCCCGAGGCCGAAACGGCCGGCTGA